The Dongia rigui genome includes the window CTCGATCAGTTTGGGATCGCCGGTTGCCGTATAGCGTGCTGCCGAGACGCGGGCCGTCAGCATCTTTTCAATCGCCTGCCCGGCATAGGCCGCACCGACGAAATCCTCGCTGTTCAAGGCTGATTCCAGCAGATCGGACATGGTCTTGCCGGCGGCTGCACCCAGCGCCGACATCTGTTCGTTCTGTACTTTGTCGCGCTCGGCCTTCAGGGCGACAAGGGTGTCGAGGTTGCCGGCATAGGCGTCGACGAGCTGCCCCATCTCGGTGAACATCGCCTTGCGTTCGGCCGATTTGGTCGTTTCGATGCGCGTGGCGATGTCCGTCTTCAGCTGTGCCAACAATGCCTTCGCCCGATCGAGCGACTGGGCGTTGTTCTCACGTTCGAAGGACAGCACGTTGCGGCGCAGATCGACCACATTGCGGTCGATGCGCTGCACGGTCATCGCATTTTCCGCAATGCGGATGTACTCGTCTAGATTGGTGCGGATATCCTGCAGCGAGACGAAGCTGAAGACGATGAAGCCGGCAAGGAGCGCCAGGATGAAGCCGAAGCCGAGCTGGATGCGGGTGCTGATCCGCAAACGCGCGAGGACGGACTGAAACATGAAGGTCGCTCCCTTTGGACAATCGCTTGATGCGAACCGTCAGATGGCGCGGACCTGCGCGATGAACTGACCGACTTCGCTGTTGAGGACGTCGGATTGTTGCCCCAGTTCCGTGGCGGCACCCAGCACGGCACCGGCGGCCTTGCCGGTCTCGTCCGCGGCCTGGGTGACGCCCTGGATATTGCCCGAGACTTCGGTCGTTCCCTGGCTCGCCTGCTGAACATTGCGGGCGATTTCGTTGGTGGCGGCCGATTGCTGCTCGACCGCCGTGGCGATGGTCGAGGAGATGCTGCTGATTTCCTCGATGACGCCGGCGATGCCCTGGATGGCGCTCACTGATTCCTCGGTCGCCTTCTGGATCTCGTTTACCTTGGCGCTAATTTCTTCCGTCGCCTTGGCGGTCTGTGACGCGAGGTTCTTCACCTCGGACGCCACGACCGCAAAGCCTTTGCCGGCATCGCCGGCGCGCGCCGCTTCGATGGTGGCATTCAAGGCCAGAAGATTGGTTTGGGCCGCGATCTCGCTGATGAGGCGCACGACGTCGCCAATCGCCTGGGCTGAGGTGGCGAGGCCTTGCACCTGATTGTTGGTGTGGGCGGCCTGTGCCACCGCCTTCTGGGCGATGCTGGTCGATTGGTTGACCTGGCGGCCGATCTCGCTGATCGAGGAGGTCAGCTCCTCGGTCGCCGCCGCAACGGTCTGCACGTTGGCGGTCGCCTGCTCGGCCGCCGCCGCCACAGCATTCGATTGCTGGTTGGTCTCGGCCGCCGTCGTGGTCATGCTTTGCGCCGAATTCTGCAGATGGCTCGAGGCTGTCGACAGCGACGCCACGAGATTGCCGACCTTCCCTTCGAAGCCGGCGATGAGGGATTCAAGTGCCTGAGTGCGCGCCAGCTTCGTCTCCGCCTCGCGCTTGGCCGCTGCATCGGCCGCGCGCTGGGCGGCAAGCGCATCCTTGAAGACGACGACGGTGCGCGCCATGTCGCCGATCTCGTCGCGGTTGCCGAGCGCCGGGATCTCGAGGTCGAGATTGCCGCCGGCCAGATCACTCATGGTCGCCGTCATCGAGCGGACCGGCCCCGAGATGGATCGGCCGATGATGAAGGCAGCAAAAATGCCGATGGCCAGCGCCACCCCGGCAATGATCAGCATGGCCTTCAACGCCTCTTCAACGCGGCTTGTGGTATCGGTTGCGACACCGGCCATGGCGTTCTGCTGTGCCGCGGTGATCTCATTGGCAAGCTCGCCGATATGCTTCGAGCCTTCCGCCATTTTCTTGGTGACGAGTTCGTTGAGACTGATCGCGAGGTCCTTCAGCTCGCCCAGGCTCATCGAATATTTCTGCATCGTCTGCGCCGCTTCCTGCGCCATGCGGCGCTGTTGCGGTGCCTTCAGCTTGCCCTGGAGGGCAACGATGCTGGAGGAGAAGATGAGCACGGATCGGGCCGATTGCTCGATGAAGGCGGGATCGCCGCTCGACACATAACGCTCGGCGGCGATGCGGCCGTTGAGCAGCTTTTCCTCGGCCTGGCCGGCAAAGGTGGCGACGTCGTATTCCCCGGCGGAGCTCGCGGCAGAAAGAATATCGGACATGTTCTTGCTGGCCTTCTGGCCAAGTTCGGCCAGTTCGCTGTTCTGCAGCCAATCGCGGTCGCTTTTCATCTGGACGGCCGCATCGACATCGGCGGCATAGGCGTCGAGGACCGTCAGCATCTCGTCGAATTTGGGCTGCATCTCGGGCGCCGAGGCGTCCTTCTGCGCCGAGAGGCGATCCTTCAACGAGGCGAGGAGTT containing:
- a CDS encoding methyl-accepting chemotaxis protein, whose protein sequence is MLQSALARLRIGSRITFGFVIVLSVLVAVIGFSYFALTAAKSSFGDFTSMANGAIATQQIDRDVVALRRQVMDFMREGRQEDLDQAHQLLASLKDRLSAQKDASAPEMQPKFDEMLTVLDAYAADVDAAVQMKSDRDWLQNSELAELGQKASKNMSDILSAASSAGEYDVATFAGQAEEKLLNGRIAAERYVSSGDPAFIEQSARSVLIFSSSIVALQGKLKAPQQRRMAQEAAQTMQKYSMSLGELKDLAISLNELVTKKMAEGSKHIGELANEITAAQQNAMAGVATDTTSRVEEALKAMLIIAGVALAIGIFAAFIIGRSISGPVRSMTATMSDLAGGNLDLEIPALGNRDEIGDMARTVVVFKDALAAQRAADAAAKREAETKLARTQALESLIAGFEGKVGNLVASLSTASSHLQNSAQSMTTTAAETNQQSNAVAAAAEQATANVQTVAAATEELTSSISEIGRQVNQSTSIAQKAVAQAAHTNNQVQGLATSAQAIGDVVRLISEIAAQTNLLALNATIEAARAGDAGKGFAVVASEVKNLASQTAKATEEISAKVNEIQKATEESVSAIQGIAGVIEEISSISSTIATAVEQQSAATNEIARNVQQASQGTTEVSGNIQGVTQAADETGKAAGAVLGAATELGQQSDVLNSEVGQFIAQVRAI